A genomic segment from Aegilops tauschii subsp. strangulata cultivar AL8/78 chromosome 1, Aet v6.0, whole genome shotgun sequence encodes:
- the LOC109761971 gene encoding uncharacterized protein, which produces MDRSVSGGRGYYYSAAPVGTGMGMGPLAGQLGEWLLRAVQPPAPTPCGSPGGPPITAPRVRMRDGRYLAYEESGVPKESARFKVVFSHGFTGSRLDSLRASPEVAEELGVYMVGFDRAGYGESDPNPGRSVETAAQDMEDLADALGLGNKFHVVGFSLGCHAVWGALRYIPERIAGAAMLAPVVNYWWPGFPAELAAREYGRQERGDQWALRVAHHAPGIIHWWMEQSWLPLPTSTVVVNTTYLPNKRDAEIRRTFTADGTLRKKREMATQQGIQESYYRDMAVMFGKWEFDPMALPEPPCPVHLWQGDEDGLVPVALQRHIAGRLGWVNYHELPGTGHFLSAVPGLGDTVLRTLFG; this is translated from the exons ATGGACCGATCGGTTTCCGGCGGGAGAGGGTACTACTACTCGGCGGCGCCGGTGGGCACGGGCATGGGCATGGGCCCGCTCGCGGGCCAGCTCGGCGAGTGGCTGCTCCGGGCCGTGCAGCCGCCGGCGCCCACGCCGTGCGGGTCGCCCGGCGGGCCCCCGATCACCGCGCCGCGGGTCCGGATGAGGGACGGCCGGTACCTGGCGTACGAGGAGTCCGGCGTGCCCAAGGAGAGCGCGCGGTTCAAGGTCGTCTTCTCCCACGGCTTCACCGGCTCCCGCCTCGACAGCCTCCGCGCATCGCCG GAGGTCGCCGAGGAGCTTGGCGTGTACATGGTGGGCTTCGACCGCGCCGGCTACGGCGAGAGCGACCCCAATCCGGGCCGCTCCGTGGAGACCGCGGCGCAGGACATGGAGGACCTGGCCGACGCGCTGGGGCTCGGCAACAAGTTCCACgtcgtcggcttctccctcggcTGCCACGCCGTGTGGGGCGCGCTAAGGTACATCCCGGAGCGGATCGCTGGGGCCGCCATGCTGGCGCCGGTGGTGAACTACTGGTGGCCCGGGTTCCCGGCGGAGCTGGCGGCCCGGGAGTACGGCCGGCAGGAGCGCGGCGACCAGTGGGCGCTGCGCGTGGCGCACCACGCCCCCGGCATCATACACTGGTGGATGGAGCAGAGCTGGCTGCCCCTGCCCACCTCCACCGTCGTCGTCAACACCACCTACCTCCCAAACAAGCGCGACGCCGAGATCCGCCGCACCTTCACCGCCGACGGCACCCTCCGGAAGAAGAGGGAGATGGCGACGCAGCAGGGGATCCAGGAGTCGTACTACAGGGACATGGCCGTCATGTTCGgcaagtgggagttcgaccccATGGCGCTGCCGGAGCCGCCGTGCCCGGTGCACCTGTGGCAGGGCGACGAGGACGGCCTCGTGCCGGTCGCGCTGCAGCGGCACATCGCCGGGAGGCTCGGCTGGGTCAACTACCACGAGCTCCCAGGCACCGGCCACTTCCTGTCCGCCGTTCCCGGGCTCGGAGACACCGTTCTCCGGACACTTTTCGGTTGA
- the LOC109761995 gene encoding uncharacterized protein, which translates to MAAAAASTGNGSPPVGLLVLMVLALAAGWFANAVRPPPPTPCGAPGGPPVTAPRARMRDGRFLAYAESGVGQDGARFKVVYSHGFSGSRMDSPRASQALLEELGVYMVAFDRAGYGESDPDPRRSLESAAQDIQDLADALDLGDKFHLICSSLGCHAGWASVKYIPHRLAGVAMMAPVINYRWSGLPRGLARQLYRRQPLGDQWSLRVAYYAPWLLHWWMSQTWLPTSTVVSGSGSFPNALDEKNRLMALSTGMFQKRAQAATQQGVQESFYRDMAVMFGRWPEFEPTDLGEAPPFPVHLFQGDEDGVVPVQLQRHICRRLGWVSYHELARVGHFLSAVPGLGDRIIGTLLPGPAGNSSTAAGSVCAY; encoded by the exons ATGGCGGCTGCCGCTGCTTCCACAG GGAACGGGAGCCCGCCGGTGGGTCTGCTGGTGCTGATGGTGCTGGCATTGGCGGCCGGGTGGTTCGCGAACGccgtccgcccgccgccgccgacgccgtgCGGGGCGCCGGGCGGGCCGCCGGTGACGGCGCCGAGGGCGCGGATGCGCGACGGGCGGTTCTTGGCGTACGCCGAGTCCGGCGTGGGCCAGGACGGCGCGCGGTTCAAGGTCGTCTACTCGCACGGCTTCTCCGGCAGCCGCATGGACTCGCCCCGCGCCTCGCAGGCGCTGCTGGAGGAGCTGGGCGTGTACATGGTGGCGTTCGACCGCGCCGGCTACGGCGAGAGCGACCCGGACCCGCGCCGGTCGCTGGAGAGCGCGGCGCAGGACATCCAGGACCTCGCCGACGCGCTCGACCTCGGCGACAAGTTCCACCTCATCTGCTCCTCCCTCGGCTGCCACGCCGGCTGGGCCTCCgtcaagtacatcccacacaggcTGGCCGGAGTGGCGATGATGGCGCCGGTGATAAACTACCGGTGGTCGGGGCTGCCGAGGGGGCTGGCACGGCAGCTGTACCGGCGCCAGCCGCTGGGCGACCAGTGGTCGCTCCGCGTTGCCTACTATGCGCCGTGGCTGCTGCACTGGTGGATGAGCCAGACATGGCTGCCCACCTCCACCGTCGTCAGCGGCTCCGGTTCCTTCCCCAACGCCCTCGACGAGAAGAACCGCCTCATGGCCCTCTCCACTGGAATGTTCCAAAAG AGGGCACAGGCGGCCACGCAGCAGGGGGTGCAGGAGTCCTTCTACCGCGACATGGCGGTGATGTTcgggcggtggccggagttcgAGCCGACGGACCTCGGGGAGGCGCCGCCGTTCCCGGTGCACCTCTTCCAGGGCGACGAGGACGGCGTCGTGCCGGTGCAGCTGCAGCGGCACATATGCCGCCGGCTCGGCTGGGTCAGCTACCACGAGCTCGCCAGGGTGGGGCACTTCCTGTCGGCGGTGCCGGGGCTCGGAGACAGGATCATCGGCACCTTATTGCCAGGGCCGGCGGGTAACAGCTCGACCGCCGCCGGCAGCGTCTGTGCGTACTGA
- the LOC109761994 gene encoding probable E3 ubiquitin-protein ligase XBOS33, producing the protein MGNSLGCSASGERLVSAARDGDAVEARMLLELSPALARYSTFGGLNSPLHFAAAKGHLDIVTLLLEKGADVNARNYCGQTALMHACRHGHWEVVQMLLLFRCNVTRADYLSGRTALHFAAHDGLVRCVRLLLADFIPSGPLEDTASSVADGGDSQMNSGSSPTSSLGLKFNEPARVRYINKPADGGVTALHMAALNGHFDCMQLLIELGANVSAVTFPYGTTSNLIGAGSTPLHYAAGGGSLECCQVLLSKGASRLTLNCNGWLPMDVARIFGRRCLEPLLSPNSHTIIPAIQPSSYLALPLMSILNIAREFGLQHTVSSVDESDLCAVCLERSCSVAAEGCGHEFCIKCALYLCSTSNVRVEFTGPAGSIPCPLCRNGIMSFTKLPSTPTEGLKSSSALTFCNPCILNTRSVDSPATVCKAEIRRNRVAALSSELVCPLTCSPFPSSALPTCRCSDDDPCGSTETLDGSEVQSPRPSHSTSTELDKRGEQDVDRTTCSGMFWSRRSCQREQQCNAEINA; encoded by the exons ATGGGGAACTCGCTCGGGTGCTCCGCGTCCGGCGAGCGGCTGGTGTCCGCGGCGCGGGACGGGGACGCCGTCGAGGCGCGCATGCTGCTCGAGCTCAGCCCGGCGCTCGCGCGCTACTCCACCTTCGGCGGCCTCAACTCCCCGCTCCACTTCGCCGCCGCCAAGGGCCACCTCGAC ATTGTGACGCTGCTGCTGGAGAAGGGCGCGGATGTGAACGCGCGGAACTACTGCGGCCAG ACTGCATTGATGCATGCATGCCGACATGGACACTGGGAGGTGGTTCAGATGCTTCTGCTCTTCAGATGCAAT GTTACCAGGGCGGATTACTTGAGTGGTCGAACGGCATTGCACTTTGCAGCACACGACGGACTTGTTCGGTGTGTAAGGCTGTTACTTGCCGACTTCATCCCAAGTGGGCCCTTGGAGGATACTGCCTCTTCGGTGGCAGATGGCGGTGATTCTCAGATGAATAGCGGCAGCAGTCCTACTTCTTCACTGGGACTCAAGTTTAATGAACC TGCTCGTGTGAGGTACATCAACAAACCTGCTGATGGCGGTGTTACCGCTCTTCACATGGCAGCTTTGAATGGTCATTTCGATTGCATGCAATTGTTGATTGAGTTAGGTGCAAATGTCTCAGCTGTCACATTTCCATACGGAACTACATCAAATTTGATAG GAGCTGGCAGTACTCCTTTGCATTATGCAGCCGGTGGGGGCAGTCTGGAGTGTTGTCAG GTACTTCTTTCAAAAGGTGCTAGCAGGTTGACACTCAACTGCAATGG GTGGCTTCCCATGGATGTTGCTAGGATATTTGGACGCCGTTGCTTGGAGCCATTACTTTCTCCAAATTCACACACGATTATTCCAGCAATTCAGCCATCCAGTTATCTTGCCTTGCCACTGATGAGCATACTTAATATAGCCAG AGAATTTGGGTTGCAACACACCGTATCCTCGGTGGATGAGAGTGACCTTTGTGCAGTTTGCCTGGAACGGTCTTGCTCTGTAGCTGCTGAAG GCTGTGGTCACGAGTTCTGCATCAAATGCGCTCTCTATCTTTGCTCAACCAGCAACGTCCGTGTGGAGTTCACAGGCCCAGCTGGGTCAATCCCATGCCCTCTCTGCAGGAATGGAATAATGTCATTCACTAAGCTGCCGAGCACACCGACAGAAGGGCTCAAATCAAGCTCAGCACTCACATTCTGCAATCCGTGCATTTTGAATACCCGTTCTGTGGACTCCCCAGCAACTGTCTGTAAAGCTGAAATCAGGCGCAACCGTGTGGCAGCTCTCTCTTCCGAGTTGGTCTGTCCACTGACATGCAGCCCATTTCCGTCGTCCGCCCTCCCAACCTGCAGGTGCAGTGACGACGATCCATGCGGCTCAACAGAAACGCTGGATGGCTCCGAGGTGCAATCTCCACGGCCCTCGCACAGCACAAGCACAGAGCTGGATAAGAGGGGAGAGCAGGACGTTGACCGGACCACCTGCTCAGGCATGTTCTGGAGTCGCAGAAGCTGTCAGAGGGAGCAGCAGTGCAATGCGGAAATCAATGCTTGA